In Leishmania mexicana MHOM/GT/2001/U1103 complete genome, chromosome 24, a genomic segment contains:
- a CDS encoding glycosomal membrane like protein, which yields MSVVGTLSTYMAVTDSRDKMIKGAGCFFKMLAALYGNPNFMKTGAAMSDARCWIRMLSWLSNVQKISDAMEKRIVQPRDVLFVLRVLFDGIFSLLDNIVFAGRFFNPNSPSLSQMSYVSRASLFYGYAVAVVLDMYDLMRDPKMPKRGDRCLVLTRNACDMVSAIGNVCPVDIGAANVAGLGLISAIIATREQLLAAATKSDGNTIGAIPANAAAQQPKK from the coding sequence ATGTCCGTCGTTGGCACTCTTAGCACCTACATGGCCGTGACCGACTCACGCGACAAGATGATCAAGGGCGCCGGGTGCTTCTTCAAGATGTTGGCCGCCCTTTACGGCAACCCCAACTTCATGAAGACAGGCGCGGCCATGTCCGATGCGCGCTGCTGGATACGCATGCTGTCGTGGCTCAGTAACGTGCAGAAGATCAGTGACGCGATGGAGAAGCGCATCGTACAGCCCCGCGACGTTCTGTTTGTGCTGCGGGTGCTATTTGACGGCATATTCAGCCTCCTCGACAACATCGTCTTCGCCGGGCGTTTCTTCAACCCGAATTCTCCAAGCCTGTCACAGATGTCGTATGTCTCGCGCGCGTCCCTCTTCTACGGCTATGCCGTGGCTGTGGTGCTCGACATGTATGACCTCATGCGGGATCCGAAAATGCCGAAGCGCGGTGACCGCTGCCTGGTGCTGACGCGCAACGCCTGCGATATGGTTTCAGCCATCGGCAATGTGTGCCCTGTGGACATCGGCGCGGCCAATGTCGCTGGACTGGGTCTCATCAGCGCCATTATCGCGACCCGTGAACAGCTCCTGGCGGCAGCCACCAAATCTGACGGCAATACCATCGGCGCTATCCCAGCAaatgcggctgcgcagcagccgaagAAGTGA